In Quercus robur chromosome 10, dhQueRobu3.1, whole genome shotgun sequence, a genomic segment contains:
- the LOC126704134 gene encoding uncharacterized protein LOC126704134: MEELASQWNNFSLSEKEKASYTFLKEQRPGKFILAAEFLTPRFLNMEVMARTFKQLWRSTMGFKIRNQNEHRVLFVFDNLGDINRIIQNQPWSFDKHLVMLQRYNLDYPVQDLVFLRTKFWLQVHDIPTRYMKMEVAENICEIIGEVQKSTKRADEEGGYLMRVRVELDITQPLCRGRLITLEKGKKH, from the coding sequence ATGGAAGAGTTGGCAAGTCAGTggaataatttttctttgtcaGAGAAGGAAAAGGCTAGCTATACTTTCTTAAAGGAACAACGCCCCGGGAAATTTATTTTGGCGGCAGAATTCCTCACTCCTCGCTTTCTTAATATGGAAGTTATGGCCCGAACTTTCAAACAATTATGGCGATCAACAATGGGTTTCAAGATTCGTAATCAGAATGAGCACAGGGtcctttttgtgtttgataatCTGGGTGATATTAACAGAATCATTCAAAATCAACCATGGAGTTTTGACAAGCACCTGGTGATGCTTCAGAGATACAACTTGGACTATCCGGTTCaagatttggtttttttaagaacaaaattctGGTTGCAAGTTCATGATATTCCAACACGCTATATGAAAATGGAGGTGGCTGAGAATATTTGTGAAATAATTGGCGAAGTGCAAAAATCGACGAAAAGAGCTGACGAAGAGGGTGGTTACCTCATGCGAGTTAGAGTAGAGCTGGATATAACGCAGCCTCTGTGCCGTGGTAGGCTTATCACTTTggagaaagggaaaaaacactag
- the LOC126701765 gene encoding UDP-glycosyltransferase 83A1-like produces MGRQPHVLVIPLPLQGHVAPLMKLSHKIVDHGIKVTFVNTEFIHAKVTASMAVKGEEKNPIRLVSIPDGLEPGDDRNDALKLTQSMLKVMSVHLKDLIEKINQSNDDDQISCIIADTTVGWALEVAEKMGIKRAALFPAGPGTLAFQLRITKFIEDGIIDIKGNPIINNLIWLSKEIPAWSSTELPWSCPGDSKMQNVLFEYCTFRVNHFKLCNWLLCNSFYELDPPACDLIPGIIPVGPLLLGNQLGSHAGSFWPQDSTCLTWLDKQPVGSVIYVAFGSLTTFSQQQFDELALGLELISQPFLWVVRSDITDGPLAEFLHVFRTRINDRGMIVEWVPQEKVLDHPSIACFLSHCGWNSTLEGISMGVPFLCWPYFADQFHNKSYICDAWKIGLGLIPDENGFITRHEIKTKIETLLSNYVIKTNALKLKEMAKKSVTEVGSSFNNFESFIEQIKH; encoded by the exons ATGGGCAGGCAACCGCATGTGCTAGTCATACCATTACCCTTGCAGGGTCATGTTGCCCCTCTAATGAAGTTGTCACACAAGATTGTTGATCATGGGATCAAGGTCACATTTGTTAACACTGAATTCATACATGCAAAAGTCACAGCTTCAATGGCAGTGAAGGGTGAAGAGAAGAACCCAATAAGGCTAGTCTCAATCCCAGATGGACTAGAACCTGGGGATGATCGGAATGATGCTCTTAAGCTGACACAAAGTATGCTGAAAGTTATGTCAGTCCATTTGAAGGACTTGATTGAGAAAATTAATCAGTCAAATGATGATGATCAGATCAGCTGTATCATTGCTGACACAACAGTTGGGTGGGCACTAGAAGTTGCTGAGAAGATGGGAATTAAAAGGGCTGCACTTTTTCCTGCTGGACCAGGAACCTTGGCCTTTCAACTTCGTATCACAAAGTTTATTGAGGACGGAATAATAGATATTAAAG GAAATCCAATAATAAACAACTTGATATGGTTGTCAAAGGAAATCCCAGCGTGGAGTAGCACTGAGTTGCCTTGGAGCTGTCCAGGAGACTCAAAGATGCAAAACGTTTTATTTGAATATTGTACTTTCAGAGTGAACCATTTCAAACTATGCAACTGGCTTCTCTGCAACTCATTCTATGAACTTGACCCACCAGCCTGCGATTTAATTCCTGGGATTATACCTGTTGGCCCATTACTTTTGGGCAATCAATTGGGCAGCCATGCCGGAAGCTTTTGGCCTCAAGATTCAACTTGTCTAACTTGGCTTGATAAACAACCTGTGGGTTCAGTCATTTATGTTGCCTTTGGCAGCTTAACGACTTTCAGCCAGCAACAGTTTGATGAACTAGCACTTGGTCTTGAACTCATAAGCCAGCCATTTTTGTGGGTTGTCCGATCAGACATAACAGATGGACCACTTGCTGAGTTCTTGCATGTGTTTAGAACAAGAATAAATGATCGTGGAATGATTGTTGAATGGGTACCTCAAGAGAAGGTTTTAGACCATCCTTCTATTGCATGTTTTCTAAGTCATTGTGGATGGAATTCAACCTTGGAGGGTATAAGTATGGgagtcccatttctttgttggCCTTACTTTGCAGATCAATTTCATAATAAGAGTTACATATGTGATGCTTGGAAGATTGGTTTAGGGTTGATCCCAGATGAAAATGGGTTCATCACGAGGcatgaaatcaaaacaaaaatagaaacacTGCTCTCTAATTATGTTATAAAAACAAATGCACTGAAGCTAAAGGAAATGGCCAAAAAGAGTGTAACTGAAGTTGGATCCTCTTTTAACAATTTCGAAAGCTTTATTGAACAAATAAAGCATTAA